A window of the Zeugodacus cucurbitae isolate PBARC_wt_2022May chromosome 4, idZeuCucr1.2, whole genome shotgun sequence genome harbors these coding sequences:
- the LOC105211829 gene encoding neurotactin translates to MGELEEKETGPSETTTQQEAVDEPKETDKMLDKKEDADGAVQQTEQVAASPNTDKKKAANSKPTTPTPSTKKSPSQSVEKLVAGTGDAQPAKANGGSGEEIIDIPDAVKPEEGDEKKMSTEDREVKPKKIPIGGLKLPGFFMKNKPKGDGDGADGELLERENKEEAPAEAANVEGKPKKEEKPRSNFGERLRNFFVRKPAAEKQQNKQTANGDADAKSEATAEAAATDGEASEGLPQKRGLLNAIKLPIANMIPRKRTDDDVELGMGKAGLASMETLDDSLKDQDCVDKAPAKNNGTDDAVKLKKTASGEIKPEASEEKSPEEPEAPISFAERLRSYRCSPDDGLIVLGILLFIVLIAVIGYVLSLETLTSPPVREGRFMDAVTGCGMVEGLQEDGAFAFRGIPYALPPVNEQRWRPAQLIGGIDDCWNGTLKAHNVSNYCTQRLGNGSIVGDEDCLYLDIVTPHVRYNSPVPVIVLIGAETLTGPSPGVLRPSARYSRSHDVVFVRPNFRLGAFGFLALDALTKDAYPRTSGNYALSDIIAALKWVQLNIAHFGGDPKAVTLLGHRAGGTLVSALVTSNKIEGLYKNAWVSSSSAIFPGKPLEESEKRNEQFVKSLDCSDIECLRSSSTEQIWAATPDTWLHFPADIPTTEENPSAQHEWLVLDGNFLQRHPADAWKEEHTGQPKLVMGTTAHEAHTEQLRQRHANWTAEEVRAFIEASKIGALNLTDEAIRLYNATNYRNLVAMITDIRTICPLLTNARLQPSVPFYVVQQGEGENQLATVDTDVLAILGRYEPHTAEQRRFMSSMQQLFYYYISHGTVPQYDPSRRVLNIAQDPLPQQDHPNCNFWISHDIVPRYARVD, encoded by the exons ATGGGCGAGCTGGAAGAGAAGGAGACAGGACCATCAGAAACTACAACACAGCAAGAGGCCGTCGACGAACCTAAAGAGACCGACAAAATGCTCGACAAAAAGGAGGACGCCGATGGCGCAGTGCAGCAAACAGAACAAGTCGCTGCCAGTCCAAATACGGATAAGAAAAAGGCTGCGAACTCAAagccaacaacaccaacacccaGCACTAAGAAGTCACCAAGTCAGTCGGTTGAAAAACTCGTCGCTGGCACTGGTGACGCACAGCCGGCGAAGGCGAATGGTGGTAGTGGCGAGGAGATAATTGACATACCAGATGCCGTTAAGCCTGAAGAAGGCGATGAGAAGAAGATGTCCACTGAAGATCGTGAGGTCAAGCCGAAGAAGATACCCATTGGTGGTTTGAAATTGCCCGGTTTCTTTATGAAAAACAAGCCAAAAGGTGATGGTGACGGCGCTGATGGCGAACTTTTGGAGCGCGAAAATAAAGAGGAAGCGCCAGCTGAAGCGGCAAACGTTGAGGGCAAACCGAAGAAGGAGGAAAAGCCTCGTAGTAATTTTGGTGAACGTTTGCGCAACTTTTTCGTGCGAAAGCCAGCTGCAGAAAAGCAGCAGAACAAACAGACAGCGAATGGAGATGCCGATGCAAAGAGTG AAGCCACCGCTGAAGCAGCTGCCACTGATGGCGAAGCCTCGGAAGGGTTACCACAGAAACGCGGTCTTTTAAATGCCATCAAATTGCCGATTGCAAACATGATACCAAGAAAGAGGACGGATGACGATGTCGAACTCGGCATGGGCAAGGCAGGACTGGCCTCAATGGAGACGCTTGATGATTCGTTGAAAGATCAAGATTGTGTTGATAAAGCGCCTGCCAAGAACAATGGCACCGATGATGCGGTGAAATTGAAGAAAACTGCAAGTGGTGAAATCAAACCGGAAGCATCGGAAGAG aaatcTCCCGAAGAGCCTGAAGCACCCATTTCGTTCGCCGAACGCTTGCGTTCATACCGTTGCTCCCCGGATGATGGCCTGATCGTGCTCGGTATTTTGCTTTTCATCGTACTCATTGCTGTGATCGGCTATGTGCTCTCGCTTGAGACACTCACGTCGCCTCCGGTACGTGAGGGTCGTTTCATGGACGCCGTTACGGGTTGTGGCATGGTTGAGGGCCTGCAAGAGGATGGCGCCTTCGCATTCCGTGGCATACCTTATGCCCTACCACCCGTAAACGAACAACGTTGGCGACCGGCACAGCTGATTGGCGGTATCGATGACTGCTGGAATGGCACCTTGAAAGCGCACAATGTGAGCAACTATTGTACACAACGTTTGGGCAACGGCAGCATTGTAGGTGACGAGGATTGTCTGTACTTAGACATTGTCACGCCACATGTGCGTTACAACAGTCCAGTGCCGGTTATTGTATTGATCGGTGCTGAGACCTTAACTGGTCCATCACCTGGTGTACTCCGGCCATCGGCTCGCTATTCACGCTCGCATGACGTCGTTTTTGTGCGTCCGAATTTCCGTTTGGGTGCATTTGGGTTCCTTGCATTGGATGCACTCACCAAAGACGCCTACCCACGTACTTCCGGCAACTATGCGCTCTCCGACATCATCGCCGCATTGAAATGGGTTCAACTAAATATCGCGCACTTCGGTGGTGATCCCAAAGCTGTGACTTTACTTGGTCATCGCGCAGGTGGTACACTCGTTTCGGCACTCGTAACCTCTAACAAAATTGAAGGTCTCTATAAGAACGCTTGGGTTTCATCGTCGTCTGCCATTTTCCCTGGAAAGCCTTTGGAAGAGTCCGAAAAGCGCAATGAACAGTTTGTGAAATCTTTAGATTGCAGCGATATCGAATGCTTGCGCAGCTCATCGACCGAACAAATTTGGGCCGCCACACCAGACACCTGGTTACATTTCCCCGCCGACATACCCACCACAGAAGAGAATCCCAGCGCGCAACATGAATGGCTTGTTTTGGATGGTAACTTCCTGCAACGTCACCCCGCCGACGCCTGGAAAGAGGAACATACAGGCCAACCGAAACTCGTTATGGGCACAACAGCGCATGAGGCACACACCGAGCAGCTGCGTCAACGCCACGCAAACTGGACAGCCGAAGAGGTCCGTGCATTCATTGAAGCTTCGAAAATTGGCGCACTCAATCTAACCGACGAAGCCATACGACTCTACAATGCGACAAACTATCGTAACTTGGTCGCCATGATTACGGACATACGCACCATCTGCCCACTGCTGACCAATGCGCGCCTGCAACCGTCTGTGCCATTCTATGTGGTGCAGCAAGGGGAGGGCGAAAACCAGTTGGCCACCGTCGATACGGACGTGCTCGCCATACTGGGCCGTTATGAGCCGCACACAGCTGAACAGCGACGATTCATGTCGTCCATGCAACAGCTGTTCTACTACTACATCTCACACGGCACCGTACCGCAATACGACCCGAGTCGACGAGTGCTGAATATTGCGCAAGACCCGCTGCCGCAGCAAGACCACCCGAACTGCAATTTCTGGATTAGTCACGACATCGTGCCGCGTTACGCACGTGTGGACTAA